A segment of the Lycium ferocissimum isolate CSIRO_LF1 chromosome 10, AGI_CSIRO_Lferr_CH_V1, whole genome shotgun sequence genome:
ATAAAATAACAGAAGCAActgtttataaaaaaataagtaacgTCAGCACATTTATAACCTAATTTTGTTAAGGTTTCATCATAATTTaaatttgtttaataaattaCTGCAAATAATTGCTTCGAAAAAATAAACTTGTCatctagaaaagaaaacataattGTCTCTGCTATCGGTATTACTATAACTTAAATCCACTGAAAATTATGTACCAACTATATCATATGTGTACTAATAAATCGAATacgtaacttatcataatttttttctatttaataaattcactatTTACTATAAAAAAGCATCAATTTGTAACtcagaaaaggaaagtaaacataTGTTCAAAAATTTAATTGGCTCTTACTTTCTAAGCTGAATTGCGAGTAATGAAGGTCATAATCAGCAGCATCAATAGATGAAAGCACTGGCCTTCTTCCTTCTTTCGAATACTGCTGCAAAGCAGCAGCAATTAAATCCACCACCGTTGATTCCAACGATATTAATACCTGTACAGGCCAAACACTCCTTTGAATCATCACATTCACCACCAACTTCATAATTGTCTATGCTATCGGTATTACTACTATAACTTAAATCCACAAAGCTTAATTAAATTATCTTGAAATTATAGATCAAGAAAAGAATACTCCTcatgtttcaattttttttgttttatttttcttttaagtcCGTTTAGAAAAGGATAATTCCAATTTTCCTGGTGTGTTTAAAACCATAAGTTTTAAAgacattttgatatattttacatatttttaatttaagattataagattcaaaagtcttgccattaaatttcgtgtcaagtcaaaatcagacaaacaaattgaaacggagggagtattttataCTACTATCATGTGTACTAAGTAGGCATTTGACCATGaaagtcaaatatttttcactttatattttaaagttggagttgagtttggttataattttttcaaaaaatatttgattgtttgaatgtactaaaagtgaaaatagaatTTTAGATATTTTTCAAATACGGCTCCTAGTTGAATTGGAATTTTTATAACCAAACGCTCATTTTCAAGTAAAgtgaaaacattttccggaaaaaggtgaaaaattctcatggctatcataatttattttatacttaataaataaattatttataaaaaaaaagcaTTAATTTGTAACTTAGAAAAGGAAAGTAGTAAAATATTACTAGTACCTGTACAGGTCCAACACTTCTTTGAATCGTTACATTCACCAGCaacttcatcatcttcatcggCCTGATGTTCACTGCCGTCGAGTCACTTTTACGTCCGGCAAGCAAGTCCGGCACCGTCTTCGGCCTTCGTAACAACTCAGGCTTACTGCTGCTACCTGAGGTCTGTCCGTGAAACGACTTGGATTTCTCCGATAACCTAATTTTCGTTGGATTCTTGTCGTCGTTACTACCTCTCCGGTGGTGAGTTCTTGGAGATGGCATCATAGTTTAATAACAGTAATTGCTTACAAATAGCTTTGTTACCTGAAAAACACCGATCAAAAAAATCAACATTAGTCTTaattctaccaaaaaaaaaaaaaaaaagtatatcaatcaatcaactcACCAACACCTTCAACCCATTCTCGGAGATGACATCATAGTTAAACAACAGTAATTACTTGCAAATAACTTCGTTACATGAAGTACATCTACAAATCAACAATAAGCTTAATTCTACCCTGCTAGAAATAAAAGTTTTTCCTATAATTAACATTTAGTTTGGAGATTTatgttataaaatatgattttttttccacttcATTCTCACTGAATCAGCTTATTGGAAAAACGCATGATGACAAAAAAGGTTTCTATTGAAACACTGGAAAACTTTCTAGTTTTTCTGTGAAAGACTACTATAGGTTATTCTCACCGACATTTGATGAGAAATAGCCACTGAACAATTTTcgataggaaaataattttttttagtagtgtaccCCAAACAAGCTACATGGAAAAGGCTTAATTCTACCCAAAAAGTAATCAATCAACTCACCAATACCCTCACCAGTACGCCATTTCTCAGTGGCATCATAGTTAAACAGCATGGTTGATTGCAAATAAATTTGTTACCTGAAGTAGTGAAGGAATAGGAGATGGAGGCTAGTCTTGATTTTCCGGTGACCAACAGGGATCATATAAGCAAAATGGTAGAATTGTAATTAAGAGTTAAAGCACAGGGTAAACTGAAAACTTAGCGTCCAAAGAGGAATGAAGAAATTGGCGGCCAGGTTTACGTGCTTTAATATTAGTGTACCCCTGATTCGTCAGGGgtataaaaggaaataaatataaGGAGATCCACTTGTTAAAGCTCActgatattttcattaaatctaTAACCGATTATGCCAGTCACACGTAGGGAAAAAGATATATTTAATACTTttttcgtttcaatttatgtgacatcaTTTAATTAggtataaaattaaaaaaaaaaaaattaaaatttttaaaatttgtgatcaaTAATgtttgtgtgactgtaaattATCTCGtaaagttaaattttttaaaatatagaaagatgacaTTATTTTTTGACACACTAAAAATataagtgtatcacataaattggcaGAAAGATTATCTGCGGTAGACCTGCTTGGGTGATTGCCGGTTGCCTGTTGGTATAACTGTCATCTTAAAGacacattttatttttatttttgaaccCTTAATAATAATTGCATACGTAATTTACGCGGAGAAGTTGCAAGAGCAATGAAAATGATAAGAGTATCGTCATGCAAAATAACTATGTCGAGGAAAATAAATTATGTTTACTTCATTCATCCAATTTATCTGATAATATTTGTATTTCTGCATACGAGAATGTATTGGTCTAGAAATGATCCATTTCGTGTCAATTTGAAAGCGTTTATTTGTATCGATATCTACGTTAAACTAATAAACACAAGATGTATGTAATATACACACATTTATCACCTAATCGTAGCTGATTTGATTGGGcatataatttaaggaaaaaaaaaagaatgcttttaaattttaagatcttaaactaaagattTATGCAGTGTACTAAAATAACCTTTAAATTTTATGATCTTAAACACGTAAAGTGAGATATAATTGAAACTaaatagtaataaaaaaaacaccatcttaaataaatttaaaagaaaagtaagctacataaattaaaataaattaagcaCTACGTATTCTTACTTTTAatgtataattatttttaaagttaaatggCAAAAGTTGGGTAAAGCATTTTCCATCCCAATTTAGTGTTGTGCATGTATTATTAGTGGAAGTCTTTTACACTGTAAGTATATGTTAAATTCTCACGGTTCATATATTGCCCCTCCATTTACTAATCCCCTATgtaaaaacatttctttttgtGATAATGAAAAGCTAAACCGAACATTTTGAAGTGCTATGTGACTATGTGAGAGATGTCGGCAGTATTTGGCTAGGCTATGCTAATGTCTAAATAGGTTAGGCAAATGTTTATTTCAGCTatgggaaaaaaaggaaatggaGACTTTCCCAGCATTGGTGGctttaatttgtttttggtCCAAATCCAATGCAATGTTTTAGTGACAAGTTGGGAGTAGAAGTGACTTGCGAGCTTCAAGACAATTTACCCCTTGATTATGTCACTACTTCCGTAGCTTATAGTTAACAAAATTAGGTAAGAGAGTGTAAAAAATTATATGAACACCCGATGtttatataaatacatattaatCAATTAAGGTTAAGTATAAAAGAAGTcaatattttcctaaaaaaagtCAATATTCAAATACATAATATGCATTATATTAGGTTGGAGTAAATATTTGAAGCGGGTAAATTTTTAACCCGTGGGACTTGTTAtctttttgggaaaatagcACCAAATAcccttaaaatataaaatatttacccaCCTCATGCCCCTCACAAGTAATTTCGCTTCTACCCCAGCCGGCCGAAAATATTTATCAGGCATACCCTCTCTCCCAAACCCCTCCCTCTGTGATATCAtcgcagtatatttatatatcatgatggtatcatggaggactaagaaaGAAGCGAAGCATCTCCATGATCtgcttttttatatttatataccacaCCGTAGTACTATGGTCTGAGGAGTGTCTCATTCAGAGGCGATCTCCATTAATCTGtctggtatatgtatataaaacgatggtatcatagaggattttTTCCGAGAAAAGTGTGTCTTTTTGATTAAATAAACATgatcatccataataccatctcagtatatttatataccatgatggtatcatgggtAACTAAGAGGAGGACTGAAACATTATGATattatctcagtatatttatagaCCATGTGGGTATTATAATTGGGGACATCTCGGGTAAagacttttatttttttctgagCATATGAAAGTAATGGAAGTATGAGCGggtaattattttgatttaagGGAGCACACTCGTTCTTTTTCCTATCCTTTTTTCCATGAAATGTCATTATTAACTCGTTTGTTAATGAATGATTATAATTTAGATGAATTCCATTGAATGGTTTGTGATTCCATGTCTCAAATTCGGAATCCCTTAATTAGTGAAAGTTCAGTCTAAAGTTGATTGCCTGAATAGTCACACAACTTGTAGTTATAGTAATTTGCCACATATCAAAgttacttatttttattttgccttccaaaaatcatttaatTTGGCCTAGTTAATGACATGGGAGTTGTAAATTTCAGGCAAAGATATTTCAGAAATTAAAATTAGTacttaaatttatttagaattCAACCTACTTTAAACTCTTCATTCTtacatttcaaaaaattgatAGATAACAAAAGTTGACTTCAGGTGAAGCAAAATACACAGCTTCTGTAAACTCTTATTGGCCAACACAACTTGACTTCAAGTAAAGCAACGATAGTACACAAATTAGATTCTGTAAATTCAAAccacatttttttaataatgagctacgtttaattttctttaagcTAAGTGGAAAGAATTTGTAACAAACGTTTGACATGATATACAGAAAAtcaaaaagtttattttttaggTCCTAGCATAgacataaaacaaaataaaataaacatacaTGTACGCTTGAGGGATTGGGTCGGCTTTAGGGTGGGTTTGATCCTGATTAAACCCAAGtactgattttaattttttaaacaatttttcctAAATACTTACAACTGCCACATCATTAAATAGGTACCTAAAGGCTAAAGTTGTATTTTCAACCAAAATGATCATGGAGGCTAACTAGGCAAAGTTagataacttttgaaaaagacaaaataaaaattactttaATGGCCAATTTTATTATAAGTTTTGAGACTATTCAGATCCATTAACTCATTCGGTACTTTATgaatctaaaaattattttcacaaaAAGCTTTCCAAATTGATTTAGTTCGTCACGctaattgggggggggggggggggggggggggggtggtaaTATAGCGTGGGTGTAGGGGCTGGTGTGGTATGGGGTGGTGGGGTTGGTGGGGGCATGGGTggtattttcaaaaaaatgttttctaccaAACGatcgaacatgagaaaataagtaagaggTTCGCTTATTTTCCCTTTCTACTGacccgaacatgagaaaataggaagaaattcacttattttccgagaacacatttttcaggaaaatattttccttggaaaacattttccttcataccgaacacaccctatgTTTTGTGTCACCTGTCATCCTTTCCTTGCTTTGTTGAGAACGTAGAGAAGTTCTTTTTTCATTACTCAACTCATATCAACTAGCAAAAGAATAATTGTTAGCACTAGTATCATTGACTAGGTTGATTTCTCATATGATTATTCAACTAATAgttattatttcaaaaaattacctttttttcttaaatttcaatttcttttaaCAAAGAAAGTGACTTTATGAGATAATAACTATAATATAATTGTGACCATCGAGAAATCAACTCATTGACTTCTATCGACCAACCATGTCAACACTTCCCCGCCCCAATTCATTGTCTCCTTATTGCATTGTCCTACAGTATTGAGAGTGTATAATAGTTTATTTATGGTACAATTGTAATCATGGTAATATGGGAATTATAGTTCTATTAGAATAGGTTTACCATGTTAGACTAAGAGAAAGAAGACATTACTTTTATATAAGGAGGTCATTATGATGAAAACAAAGCAGAAAGAATTCTCCTATTATTCTTGTCTCTCTAAATTCTCGTCTCTATCTTGATTTTAACATGGTATCAAAGCCACATTGAAAGCAACACAAAAACCCTAAAACCATGgcaggtgacgataaagaaacCGGTAATACCAGCAACGGAATCGCTGATGAAGAAAACAaaacccaaagaaaaacaatctCTCCCTACGATATTACATCGAATGATAACCCAGGAATTGTGGTGACACAAGTCCAATTGAAGAGTGaaaattatgaagaattggCTAGATTCATGAGGACATCCCTTAGAGTAAGGAAGAAATTTGGCTTCGTTGAAAGTACGATCAAGAAACTGGATGAAGAGTCACCAGACTTGGAAGATTGGTGGACTATAAACTCACTGTAGGTGTTGTGGATTCGCAACACCATAGAACCGACGCTTCGCTCAACGATTACACATAAAGAGGAAACGAAAAAATTATGGACAAGCATCCGAGAACGGTTTAACGGCCATCGGTTGCAATAAATAAAGGCGGAACTAGCGGAGTGCAAACAAAAAGGAAGGACTACAGTAGATTACTATGGAAAACTCACTAAGTTGTGGGAGGAATTGGCGAATTACGAGAACAGATCCCAACTTGTAGGTGCGGAAAGTGCATGTGCAATCTAGGAACTGTCCTAGaagccaaaaaagaagaagaaaaagtgcaTCTTTTCCTCATGGGATTGGATGAGGGAACATATGGAACAATGAGGTCAAACATACTGGTCCAGGAACCGTTGCCATCATTAAACAATGTCTATTTGAAGGTGGTGCAAGAAGAGCGTATGAAAGGAATCACACGAAAAATAGAGGACCGGAGTGAAACCATGGCTTTTGCCGTACAAGGAAGAAACCTTGCACACATTGCAAGAGATCCGAAAACATTATGGATGGATGTTTTTGACTCATTGGTTATCCGGAATGGTGTCCAGGAAATAAAAAAGGAGACGAGAAAATCGGAGAAAGAAGACAAagatagcaacaacaacaaagtgGTGGACCAGGATCCGATCGTGGAAGAGGCAATTATCGGGCTAACACCGTGTTGTCAAAGAAGGAACTCAGGAGAAGATAGGAATGTTGAACACATGTGGCACAAGACTTCACAATTTGAGCGATGAGATCCGGAAGACTGTGATTCACATGTTGAATTCCTAGAGAATAAACCCGAATTAGAGGATAGATAGTAAGACCGAAAACTCATCTTGGATCATGGACTCTGGAGCTACCAACCATGTGATAGGTAATCCGGAGGAACTGAGCAGTAAGTGAGAAATTCCTAAGTGTCCAGTTGGTCTTCCAGACGGAAGTAGCTCTGTGGCTACAAAAGAAAGAACAGCGAGGTTAAATGACAGGATATGGTTGAAGAATGTCTTTATATTCCCGATTTGACATGCAATTTAATTTCTGGATCACAACTAGTTGATTATTTAGATTGTGATGTGACATTTAATAGAATTATGTGTTCTATGCTAGACTCCACCACAAGGAAGCTGATTGGAAAGGGTGAGCGTCGAGGTGGGCTTTACTATTTTCAGAATGTGCCGCTATTACAAGCTATGAAGGTAGAGGCAGTTGATTGGTTCGATCTTTGGAATAAACGGTTGGGTCATCCTTCAGCACAAGTAACAAAGTCTATTATGGCATTAGGCTTAAAGGAGAGTGGTAATAGATTGGATAGAGAATGTGATGTATGCCAACGGGCAAGGCAAACGAGAAGTGTTTTTCTTTTAAGTGATAATATTGCTTCGGATACTTTTGAGATGATTCATTGCGATTTATAGGGGACATATAGAACCCCTTCCTCTTGTGgtgcttcatattttttttttttactattatgGATGACTGTTCACGAGCCGTGTGGATTTTTGTCTTAGTTAATAAGAAAGAAGTGTCCCAAACCTTGAGGAATTTCTTAGCTTTTGTGGAGAGGCAGTTCGAAAAAAGGTGAAGATAGTTAGAAATGACAACGGAACTGAGTTCACGTGTATGAAGATTTACTTCTTCGAACATGAAATTCTGTTTCAAACATCTTGCATAGGGAAACCGCAACAGAATGGAAGAGTCGAAAGAAAACACCGCcacattcttaatgtggtacAAGCATTGAGATTTTTGGGTCATCTTCAAATCAAATTCTGGGGAGAATGTGTTTTGACTGCGGGGTATTTGATCAATAGAACGCCGTCTTCGGTTTTGAATGGAAAAATCCCTTATGAAATTTTGTACGGGAATGTACCCCGGTATGATAACTTAAGGGTGATAGGGTCACTCTGCTACGCAGACACAAAGGGAAGAACGAGGGACAAATCTGAGAATCGGAGTCATAGGTGTTTCTTCTTGGGATACCCCTACGGACAAAAGGGTTGGATATTGTATGACTTAGACAATGATGAATAATTAGTCTCAAGAAGACAATGATGAATAATTAGTCTCAAGAGACGTGGACTTCTATGAGACTAAGTTCCCCTTTGCCGAACGATCAAGTAACTTGGTCGATAGCATAGAAGTGATCTCGGTGAAATTGAGGAAGAAAGAAACCAACATGATTTTGAAGAAGACCAGATTGATTATGTAAGTAGGAACGGAACTCCAATGGAAGACGTACGGACACCGAATACCGAACCTACGGATCAGCTAGACAACTGTCGGTCCAAATCGATTCACGCTTCTAACGTTTACTCGGACTCAACTGTTCCTCCTGTGGCATTTCGCTGGCCCGTATATGTGGATGACTTGATTATACCGGAAACGACCATAGTGCCATTGAATGATTCAAAGACTATCTCCGCACTTGTTTTCACATGAAAGATTTGGGCCTTCTTAAGTATTTTTTCGGAGTTGAAGTTGCATGCGAACCGAGTTATTTCTCTGTCAACAAAAATATGCCTTGGATATAATTCTGAGTCCAGTTTACTGGGAGCTAAACTAATCAATACTCCTATGGAGAGTATGTAGCCACGTAAACGAAAAGAAGGCAAGCTATCTGATGAATTTGCTGAAAATGCCAATGCCGCATCACCACCTTTCTGAACGCTTGCTAGCCGGGCGAATCGAAGTTATCTTTCGGTCAACTGTCCACCCAGTCAAGTGCAAAAAACACAGTAGAATCACGCAACGCTGTAAGGCCAATAAGATCAGGAAGAAGGAGATTGGATTCTTCCTTTTATCTTGATTCCAATTCAATACTAAACAAGTCCGAACTAATTGAATACTTGTGTCAGAAATTCCTCGAATCGGTTTGCCATTTCCATAAAGGATATAATTGACAATTCGAAGTGCAAAATCACGGTTTGGTGTTGGCCAAAAGAGCCCCTTTGAGAGATCCGAAACCATACCAATATCTGTTCAGTAGACATATACCTCAGTTTTACGAGACCTAAGTTGTCATATTGCGTGCATGTTCTGTCCCAATTCATGCAACAGCCAAAGGAAGCACACTGGA
Coding sequences within it:
- the LOC132032579 gene encoding uncharacterized protein At4g22758-like: MMPSPRTHHRRGSNDDKNPTKIRLSEKSKSFHGQTSGSSSKPELLRRPKTVPDLLAGRKSDSTAVNIRPMKMMKLLVNVTIQRSVGPVQVLISLESTVVDLIAAALQQYSKEGRRPVLSSIDAADYDLHYSQFSLESLKREEKLNASGSRNFFMCPRNGGPTTSSSSCGKQADTSTKIPLPWLKFMDFLM